A window of Plasmodium malariae genome assembly, chromosome: 12 genomic DNA:
TTTTCCTTTATTCACGTTGTTGTCTAAATTATCTATAATATAGTTAATCagaaaacttaaaaatttgcttttattaaattgttcacttaattttttaacacaCTCAAAATAGGTAATTCCTTctttttgttcctttttattattacattttaaattactAATAACATACTGTTTTAAACTTCCCCCGTCTTTTGTAATTTCACCTTCTTCTATCAGATGGAGTGTATTTtgatataatgaaaaatcaaAGAAGTATGAATTCAAAATGCttaaataaaagtttaaaatagttatacaaatgtatgagccttttttattattaattaattctttGAAATATGTGTTAAGTATATCTAAACAATTAAGGGTATTAGagcaaaatttataaaaagttaaaacgtcatataatataaaacagcatatgaaattaaagaaataatctatgtaaatatatgagaAGTAACCAATTTCTTTACCAAAATTAGTTAAAGATTTTTCATCAAAAAAGTTGATTTTAcctttaaaataattgtttatgtaaaaattgaATGCACTGTAAATGCATTCGACAATATTTTTGTTCGTAAAATAGGAAAACTTTTGTAAAAGGactgaaatatatttatatttaaaaattaatgaagaaATATTGTTACATGTTTGTATTATTCTGAAGCAATTTATAGTATACAGAAATAGCAATTTCTTATACCGCTTgattttttcaattaaattTGTTATTACATATAGGTTCATTTCTGTTATGTCCGTACTTTCCTTATTTATACCGTTCGGTTCGATATTACATGCAGCGGAAATACTGTTTGGATTGAGACTTTGTTCTTCGCCTTCTTCAGCTTCGGAGTTTGCTTTCCCCTTCATTTCAGTCccctttttttctgtatcttttttttctactatttttatacatgCCTTTCCAATAGAAGTTTTGTCTGTCCACTTCTTCCCCTTTATCGCTGCTTCACGCTTCCTTTTCCCTTCTTCTCTTATCTTTGATAGAGCTTCTTCTGCACGTGAGTACTTGGAATTTTTGATAGGAGTgaatttgcttttttttgtattaatattttcagtgagctcatttttatcattttgtgGAACAACATACTGTAAAGGATTGTCTCCTGGTAACTTTCGTAAAAATCGATTTAACCCATTTTTCGACCGAACGACtgataacttttttttttttaaattattattcttcaTGAATTCAGAATATATCATCtgaatgtttaaaaaatccGATGTAAATAAGATTGTAAAATGTTCCAGAATATGTCTAACTATTtgcattaaaatattttcttttatttcatagTTGGATGAGtaataatcataaaaaaataagagaaaaaataataaaatattggttgttattttgtttagaaataatttattattgttcttGTGATccaaatgaaaattttctaTGCTATAATTCGTTTTTATCGCCTCTTCATAATCATTTACTGTATGAGGAAAagagctatttttttttttattttcctttttaagattatatttattattatttattatgtataaaataagtaaataaatattattgttatgaaaaatattatgaactaCAGTGCTTTTAATATCTTGATCTACATaatattctaaatttttattccagttttgttttttcatatttattagcGTGTCATAATAAACACCTATAGACGTATCATCTATATATAGGGTATTTTCCTCGTAAAACGTATCTTTACTTGtgttactaatatatataatgttttgaAAAAAGGATGGAAATGCaagtacattttttatttgcgtaaaaaatatattataaagatcatttaagtatatataaatatgggAAACGAATATATACAACAAATTATGGATcatcatttcatttttttttttctttctgttTACTtgttgtttattttttaaaacatactTTAAGTATTCCTGTATCATTTCATTAAATTcgttataaaatttttcattttttgtaagAATAAGTGATAAGAAGTTTTTGTCTTTAAAACACATGCTAACAATTAGTATGTAATAATAGATCTTATCGTATATACActccaaatttttttttcttcttttttctattaaaaaaCAGTTAAGGAAATTGTTCAAATAGAAGTGATTGTCTTGtgtcatatttttcataaaaatggaaTTTTTGTTTGTGCTATATGTTATAGCAAAATTATCATCATCCTTGTTATATCTTCTTCTCATGGAgagtacttttttttcttcttctgtCATCATGTAATCATTATtgcattctttttttatgatgATGCACTTTTCTTGTCCATCAATAGTTGAATTGTACATGTTGCTATTAAAGCTTTTCGAATGGTTACTTTGGCTATTatcaaaattattacaatagGTCCCATGTTCCTTCCTAACACCTGCATTTTTGCACTCGCTATTTTCAATATACGTTGAATCTGTTTGATGCttataagcatatatttcATACTTTTGCAAATTATTCATACCTTCACTTtcattacaaaataataattttataaatatttttataaaatactttTCTAATAGCTTGGCTTCTTTCAAAATGGAGAagttaatgtatatattttttttactcaagaaatagaaaatacgttcacataaaataataatattgtcCTTTTCCTTCCTTTCAcaacttttttcttttttagaGACTCTGTTATCGCAATTATTTagtgaaaagaaaaaggggAAATTGTCTAAGGTAAAGcttaaaaatagtataattgataaaaacaaaatttttgtttcttcGCAGTTCGGGCAATACAGGTCTAtcatatatacgtaattCGAGTTTAACACACTGTTATTATTGCTGAAGTTGTAGCTGTGGCTGCTTACACTGCTTCGATCGCATTCATGAGGATTTGCACTTTCGTCCTCCTCTGCGCATGTATCTGCCTTGCATCTTTTGAACTTATTTATTGTGTATTCATAAAATAGtttacaataatttttataaatatcctcttcttttaaaatatagttgtgtttatttatatcattttttatctctttatttgtacaatcatttttttcaatattcccctgtatattatttatatgtacggTACTAGTATCCTCTTTTGACATTTGTATGTTctgcatatatattgtatattttagtatgataaaataaatcctttttaaaaatttgcatATTTCCTTATCCGCCTTgtagtatttaaaaaagtacacTAAAATTGGCTGCTTAGAGTGATACAAATtccttatattttctttcgAATTTTCTTTGGAAATTTCAAATTTTAGAACTTGGAGAATGTATTTGAAAAGAAATAGTAACAGCTGAATATACAAACATTCAACAATTATatcgttatatatattacagaaacttgttaatattttcatatatctatttaaaaagatgtgtttaaacatatataatgtttttacattattattatctgaGATACCCATGATTTGGGTATTTTCtaattctatatttataacacGACTGTTGCTGTTATCACTGCTTCTACTACTAGTcctattcattttttttttttcttttttgacGTTTTTTTCTGCAGATGTATGCTCATCCTTTTCTTGGATCTTCCTCCGTTCATCAGCTTCTTTCTTAATGTTATCAGTGAAAAGTTTATAATCATAATGTGttagtatattaaaatttatatttgaaatatggTTATTTATTGTGTACAAGTTCATAAAGCAgccttttttcataattacaTGTAACATGCacataacattttttaaaaaatatatatctaatttAAGATATTCTTTCTCGTGATTTTGAAAAGTaacattttctatatttatggttttttcaaattcatatacatttacTATGTTAGAATAAATGCCgctatttttgtttatttgattcttcttttttttgattattcTTTTCGtatatttagaaattatGAAGAAGAGAAAATTAATCAAGGTAgataagtttttatttttgtcttttagttttctatttttctgCTCCTCTTCCTTTAGCATGATAGGGTTTTTGCTTTCTTCCGATTCGTTCAggttaaaatttatatcctGATCATAATTTacacttttataaaaattcacATCCTGGTCATAATTGGCACCATTAGAAAAATTCATATCtttgttataatatacacCTTTAGAAAATTGCATGTCCTggtcataattattataacagcTGTACTTCATTTTGAGGTAATAATTATCtagttttataaaattatatatgaggTTCAAGCAAAAGCTagaaattttgttttttaaagtaGATGTAGCAACTGAAATGTATAGAAGCttgtaaataaatagagACAAGTCTATATCCTTGTTTAATTCACTAATTTTATACTTAACACATTCGTTTTTTTGCAATATTAAatcaatatataaacatatatcaaTCACGTTTAGAAAATGCTCTAGTAATATTAGGTTTTTGTGAATTTTGGTATGTTCATTATTTGCACTGTTTTCTTGCTTGGAACTTAGCATTAATTGATTGTacgtaaaaaatagtaactTATGAACATaggaaaaaatagtattataaacaaagtttattatatacactATTTCATTGTAATCATTTTCAAAAAGGCAATAAATTTGCTTGGCTTGATGGTCCTCTCTATTGAAAATAACATTATTgtgtattctttttttttcttttcttctatcataatttttatcccTTTTTTGCGAATGTTTTTTCTCAGTACTTATATAATTAGAATGATCTGCATTTTGATCTTCTTCCTTATTGCTTTGAGAACTATTTTCTGTATACAAGAACTGCATATAACAATTATTTAGGAAGGAAAATAGATTATTCAAATTATAGATGTACGTGAAATTCATTTCGTCATCTAGACAATCATTTATAGGTGGTAGCTGTTTTAATTGCAATAACAAATTAGTAATATAGGGGGAATAATCTGTTTGTGATATGCTCTTTCTGtcaacttttatatttaagaaaagaaaagaatatatatttgtagtTGTGAAAAAAGGAGTATCTAAATTTTCTTTGCAtttatttcttccttttaaaataatggGAAGATTAATGTGATAAGATATGCTTCCATTATTTAGTGACGtataattcaaattttttgttaaatagtaatatttattaatgaacAGAAAGAAAGACCTAAATatgttactgttattataatttccAAAAAAGCACATctgtttttctttattattcaCATTTGAATCATGAAATGTGTgcaaataagaatattttgtagaaaaaaaaaagaaagatcttaattttttgatatttaataaaaaattatttggtTGCAGTGTTTTATATAAccaaaaaggaataaaatatattattttatgttctatatgaaatgatattttatttaaattatcaaaCGAATTTTCTGTATCAtgttctatatatttatttttattcctgtgtaaattaaaaaaattagtactATACTTTTTCAGCGCCCAATGtgttttcatataattatcattactaaaattatttgtagtattttcttctttgttatctatataatactttttcaTATGTTCTATCTTTATTTCATCAATTATAGAATATTCTAAACTAATTGAACTAGGATTTTGCTCAGAATCCATATTTCGatttaacaaaaatgagGTATCTTCTTCtgtgttttcttttttctttctcttttttctacTTATTTTATGTTCTAATAGTAGATATGGTTCTAAAAATATTCTGTATTTATTTAGCAGTAATATGTTCTGGTCAAATATTAGGTAAAAGCTTAAGCTAATAGCTAATGCTTTAACAATTTCATTCtcatagaaaaaaaaacaatacaaATGCGATAGGAAGAAGTATTTTTCCTTGTATATccttttacatattttgcTATTTCTATAATTTGTAATGAGAAgtagaataattatttttaacacgTAAGCAAATGAATCGATATTACTTAACTTCGTTTGTTCTTTAATTAGAATCTCTTTTATCAATTTTAAGtataaatggaaaattttCTCATAAATGGAAAAGATTATACTATTCTTCATTTCTTCCTCTTTTCTTCCTTCTTTCACTTCTTTCACTTCTTTcacttctttttctttttctttttcttcttcttcgtCTTCGTCTTCGCCTTCGCCTTCCACTTCTTTTCCTTCTGCTTCctctcttttttcttccccTTGTGAGGTTCTATATTTGCTGTATTGAACATTTCTTCTTAAAATTACGGATATAATACGATTAAAAAGTTGTGAAGGAAATTCCTCCTTATTAATATCTATATTTGTTAATGACGTTAACAAAACTGTTTCATCGTTCACAACTTGATTAAGCAAAAAGTCGCTTATATAAagatttataatatttgtgTTAAAGTTCAAGTCActtgaatatttaaatgtattataagtTTTACTGTGACTGTCTGTCGTATCCTGTACTTTCCTATTTATATCGCTTTTATAGGTTTGTTCTGGTAGCTTACTACTTATATGTCCTTTATCTCTTAAAAGGTCATGCCCCTTTTTGCAATTATCAATTTCTGTATTCCCGGTAGAACGTAATGTTACAGATTTATTTGATTCATCCTTTAACTTTATTTTgctgaattttattttgaattgGTGATACATTTTCCACATAATTTTAAGCGAAAATGTTctgcttttcttttttcgctgaaataggaaaaagtataaattatgCACATTTAAGAAAAcgttttgataaaaatagaTGTTATTAATGACTTGTTCCGTAGTATATTCGTTTTTCTCATTAGTTTGGTTAAAAAATGgggaaaaataattttcatacaAAAAACTGAAAGAACTGTAAACTGTTTGttcaaatattattatgtatttcttCTTGATGAAATGTAAAAGAAGTAACAcctttgtaaatattttaatatttgatAAGAGGACTTTTTTCTCATTGATATctttatgttttaataattcaaacatggtagatatttttttttttatattttctaatataaaaaatgtataataatctcttaattcctttttactatatatacatatttcatatatCACGTCAACAAATTCGCTTAACTGAAAGGGGGATATGAACTTGTCTGAGGggtaattttttgtttcattaatattacgATATGATTCGTTGAACATAAGAATGGaattatttgaattaattcttttccttggatgtattttattattagaacTATTTAAATCATTGTTTGCgctatattcattatatttgaTAGTTGGGTTGCAATTTGTCCATTTCATCTCATCATGGTTATCAAATTGTACCTCTTCTTCTTTACAATTCTGATGATACTTATTAGTATGTTCTGTTTCTATATTGGTAAAGGCATTTTTCCTAAAATGCTCTTCTCTTCTTTTGATGaaacttttttcattaaagaGTAAGGCATCTTGTGTAGTCTCTACATAAGGTGTAAGTAATTCAAGTGGGACCTCACCATCGTGGTCCCCCATTTTACACTTGTAATTATTACCATGACTATATTCTTTTCTTCCATTATTTTCAACAAGCTTTTCATTTATGCCATTGTTATTCATGGTTGTATAAGCATAGCAAGTACTACTATAGTTAATCGTTTTTTccgtattttcttttctctttGTATTCATAGAACCGATTGTGTTCTCAGTAATCTTGTCGTAAAGGTGAGTCGgacttttcttttctttgcACAAATTCACTTCGTTATTATATGTGGTCATGTGATTAAAACTTTTTGGATAGctattacataatttattatcttCTTCCTTAAGAAAAATCGTTCTTTCATGATTTAtgttaaaaacaaaattaaaaaaaaaatatattatttcattattgtAACTATATATTAcggaaataatattatgcaataggagaagaaaatttttaaataattcaatAAATTCTGAATTTTTTACTACGTTCTTCTTATTTTCCGAAGGGTAATCAAATGTTAATATGTTCATCTTATTATTGCAATGTTTTAGTTTATCAACAATAAATTGATACATAGAATTGTCTTGCTTATATGGAGTTATATAACTGgagaaattattatattcagaAGATATCAAAAGAAAGCtattaaataacatatttaagtTATTTTCAATTATCACATTTGTTATACTCTGAATAAAGTTGAAGCAAAAATTGACATTCTTCTTTTGCTTCTCATTATGTTTAAAAGATTCATCCATTTGAAAAGTGCTCCATTGTTTGTTGTCGTTTCCTATTTTTTGCAGTAGTACGGgccaaaatttttttatactgtcttctttaaaacttttatttCTGTGTTCAACATTTATTGATTGTAATCTATTTAGAGAGTTGTAACATTTAAGAGTCTCATGTGCTTCTGCTTCTTTCAATGATTCAGCAAAGGCAGAACTTGAGTTGTTATTACTGAATGATCCATCACTGTCGTAGGAACAGCTGTTGGCACACATCATGCatgaagaataatatttttctaaaaacgTATTTAGTGTTGAATAGCTAGttgataagaaaaaaaaaaaatggaaaatattgTTGCTAGTGTTTATGAAGGTGAAAATGTCTAATTGGTTGTTACTGCTTAGTTTGTTGTTGCTTGGAATGTTACTGCTTAGTTTGTTGTTGCTTGGAGTGTTACTGATTAGTTTGTTGTTGCTTGGATTGTTACTGCTTAGTTTGTTGTTGCTTAGCTCGTTACTTCTTAGGTTGTGCTGATTTTCATCTTCATAGTCTGAATTAGtgttataaatgaaaaagagaTTCGACAATGAATAGTAATATAACAGGAAATCATTGTACTCTTTGTAAATTTGAtgatcataaaaaaaaaagaaaattttgaaaaaatacaaaatttctATATAGTGCGTATTTAAGTGAATATCaaacagaaaaaatttaaacatattaactaatttaatttttatttttttcattagaataaatgaaacaggagtgtaattaatataaagacaagttatttttaatatttctatttgtTTTGAGTTGTATTTATAGGTATATCTATGAGAATCACTGAGAAAAATATCAATACTTTCAAAttgatttttctttaaatcaATGGATAAGAatgaagaggaagaagagaTATTATTCACATCGTCTATTGCTATGTTTGAAGCAATATAACTACTGCCTGCtttatcatctttttttgtttttttattaagacaaacattaaaattactCTCTTCAATGAAGTcaatcataatttttaaatgatcatcaataattttttctgtttcatTAAAATAGTGAATTATTATGTTATGCAGAAAATCATATATAACTGTGAAGTTTTCTATGTGAAAATTGAGAGTAGAGCAGTTTTGATTTATTCTATTAATTTTCAAATAGGAAATCTTCAATATTTCTaacataaaaagaattaggactttgaaaaaatatatgcaattatttttcgttatgaataaataatgatacaTATCATTTTGGTTTAGTTCTAAAATTGCGTTTTTTCCTGTTGCGTTGAGTAACTTcttcacatttttattataataaaatgaatttatgTTGTTTATTAattgaatattattttgttttcttttactgGGAAATTCGTGCTTGTCTTGTACATGCATGGGATGATTAATAACCGCAGTTATAGCATTtgattcattattatttttatttttgcagagaaaaagtaaatagaAAAGATTTTGATTTAgctggaaaaaataattatttatatatatattgcataTGCTATTACAAAGGCATGCTcctcttttatttaaatttatatatagactATATATcatgataaatataatatacgaCAAATTGTTCAGAATATTGTTTATATGATTAAAGTCATTTTCTATTTGTTTATTCTCCATATAAGTTGTATagatataatgaatattataactgagagtatataaaaatttataattaaacaacaatatatctttattaaaaatgtatatatactcattcaaaattttgttaacCTCTTTATTCATGTATATTAGGTCATCTacactaatttttttttttattatgtttattcCTAGCAATTCAAAATAGTTGAACTTCATCTGCATATAGAAATGTAGTAGTTTcgttttgttaatataattgGCGATTTTGTACGATatgtttttgttatatatgtaatttctATTTAGATACTCTGAATAACAATCTAACGTATTTGCTTTTTCTTcgtttttttcatcatattttttgGAGGATTTGTGCTCACTTTTGTTTGGTTGTTGCTCTCCAACTTTGAGCTTCGATTTTTCACATAACTCTCCTGTTCCtcttatatcatttatatcattaaaattttttttgaacacATCAAAACAGTCgaagaaattatataaataaaaaaatgtgtaattatttaatagttGTAAATAGTTACTTCCCCTACTATCAGCTTCATCAATAAGAAGAGAAGGTATAGATGATGGTTTATAGTTAAGGCAGTCatattcttcttttattttattagctTTAtgtcttt
This region includes:
- the PmUG01_12079100 gene encoding conserved Plasmodium protein, unknown function translates to MNDENLSNLIQKIGHHIGDIRDRSVIMLMQKYQKNLIDETDFKKRNFFFYIILHYINDRNSLIPLKNLIDVLSFVLNITKKDDEIKVKFEELDIYKFLKEFLAHFKNNEEKYKSSSSSKTLNVIKGDDLCPQNYEKSIAENNINEFNEVIKILNELIRLYSCDKNDDILKYNSNGHISKINVENNTLAYENDAGANYKNLSNKKKNLSNEKVVLSKINEKNNNKYKKKTNNSNKNLICENNLNIKDEENKNASSTKESMLEEAQNFQSTNYLFPEKEKENLSNSRTTSSCTSTYNKICEKDLLNINQIMKKNNYINIFTKNNYLKSDDFAYYNSLYFVKNKVNEKSIYLLLNYKRHKANKIKEEYDCLNYKPSSIPSLLIDEADSRGSNYLQLLNNYTFFYLYNFFDCFDVFKKNFNDINDIRGTGELCEKSKLKVGEQQPNKSEHKSSKKYDEKNEEKANTLDCYSEYLNRNYIYNKNISYKIANYINKTKLLHFYMQMKFNYFELLGINIIKKKISVDDLIYMNKEVNKILNEYIYIFNKDILLFNYKFLYTLSYNIHYIYTTYMENKQIENDFNHINNILNNLSYIIFIMIYSLYINLNKRGACLCNSICNIYINNYFFQLNQNLFYLLFLCKNKNNNESNAITAVINHPMHVQDKHEFPSKRKQNNIQLINNINSFYYNKNVKKLLNATGKNAILELNQNDMYHYLFITKNNCIYFFKVLILFMLEILKISYLKINRINQNCSTLNFHIENFTVIYDFLHNIIIHYFNETEKIIDDHLKIMIDFIEESNFNVCLNKKTKKDDKAGSSYIASNIAIDDVNNISSSSSFLSIDLKKNQFESIDIFLSDSHRYTYKYNSKQIEILKITCLYINYTPVSFILMKKIKIKLVNMFKFFLFDIHLNTHYIEILYFFKIFFFFYDHQIYKEYNDFLLYYYSLSNLFFIYNTNSDYEDENQHNLRSNELSNNKLSSNNPSNNKLISNTPSNNKLSSNIPSNNKLSSNNQLDIFTFINTSNNIFHFFFFLSTSYSTLNTFLEKYYSSCMMCANSCSYDSDGSFSNNNSSSAFAESLKEAEAHETLKCYNSLNRLQSINVEHRNKSFKEDSIKKFWPVLLQKIGNDNKQWSTFQMDESFKHNEKQKKNVNFCFNFIQSITNVIIENNLNMLFNSFLLISSEYNNFSSYITPYKQDNSMYQFIVDKLKHCNNKMNILTFDYPSENKKNVVKNSEFIELFKNFLLLLHNIISVIYSYNNEIIYFFFNFVFNINHERTIFLKEEDNKLCNSYPKSFNHMTTYNNEVNLCKEKKSPTHLYDKITENTIGSMNTKRKENTEKTINYSSTCYAYTTMNNNGINEKLVENNGRKEYSHGNNYKCKMGDHDGEVPLELLTPYVETTQDALLFNEKSFIKRREEHFRKNAFTNIETEHTNKYHQNCKEEEVQFDNHDEMKWTNCNPTIKYNEYSANNDLNSSNNKIHPRKRINSNNSILMFNESYRNINETKNYPSDKFISPFQLSEFVDVIYEICIYSKKELRDYYTFFILENIKKKISTMFELLKHKDINEKKVLLSNIKIFTKVLLLLHFIKKKYIIIFEQTVYSSFSFLYENYFSPFFNQTNEKNEYTTEQVINNIYFYQNVFLNVHNLYFFLFQRKKKSRTFSLKIMWKMYHQFKIKFSKIKLKDESNKSVTLRSTGNTEIDNCKKGHDLLRDKGHISSKLPEQTYKSDINRKVQDTTDSHSKTYNTFKYSSDLNFNTNIINLYISDFLLNQVVNDETVLLTSLTNIDINKEEFPSQLFNRIISVILRRNVQYSKYRTSQGEEKREEAEGKEVEGEGEDEDEEEEKEKEKEVKEVKEVKEGRKEEEMKNSIIFSIYEKIFHLYLKLIKEILIKEQTKLSNIDSFAYVLKIIILLLITNYRNSKICKRIYKEKYFFLSHLYCFFFYENEIVKALAISLSFYLIFDQNILLLNKYRIFLEPYLLLEHKISRKKRKKKENTEEDTSFLLNRNMDSEQNPSSISLEYSIIDEIKIEHMKKYYIDNKEENTTNNFSNDNYMKTHWALKKYSTNFFNLHRNKNKYIEHDTENSFDNLNKISFHIEHKIIYFIPFWLYKTLQPNNFLLNIKKLRSFFFFSTKYSYLHTFHDSNVNNKEKQMCFFGNYNNSNIFRSFFLFINKYYYLTKNLNYTSLNNGSISYHINLPIILKGRNKCKENLDTPFFTTTNIYSFLFLNIKVDRKSISQTDYSPYITNLLLQLKQLPPINDCLDDEMNFTYIYNLNNLFSFLNNCYMQFLYTENSSQSNKEEDQNADHSNYISTEKKHSQKRDKNYDRRKEKKRIHNNVIFNREDHQAKQIYCLFENDYNEIVYIINFVYNTIFSYVHKLLFFTYNQLMLSSKQENSANNEHTKIHKNLILLEHFLNVIDICLYIDLILQKNECVKYKISELNKDIDLSLFIYKLLYISVATSTLKNKISSFCLNLIYNFIKLDNYYLKMKYSCYNNYDQDMQFSKGVYYNKDMNFSNGANYDQDVNFYKSVNYDQDINFNLNESEESKNPIMLKEEEQKNRKLKDKNKNLSTLINFLFFIISKYTKRIIKKKKNQINKNSGIYSNIVNVYEFEKTINIENVTFQNHEKEYLKLDIYFLKNVMCMLHVIMKKGCFMNLYTINNHISNINFNILTHYDYKLFTDNIKKEADERRKIQEKDEHTSAEKNVKKEKKKMNRTSSRSSDNSNSRVINIELENTQIMGISDNNNVKTLYMFKHIFLNRYMKILTSFCNIYNDIIVECLYIQLLLFLFKYILQVLKFEISKENSKENIRNLYHSKQPILVYFFKYYKADKEICKFLKRIYFIILKYTIYMQNIQMSKEDTSTVHINNIQGNIEKNDCTNKEIKNDINKHNYILKEEDIYKNYCKLFYEYTINKFKRCKADTCAEEDESANPHECDRSSVSSHSYNFSNNNSVLNSNYVYMIDLYCPNCEETKILFLSIILFLSFTLDNFPFFFSLNNCDNRVSKKEKSCERKEKDNIIILCERIFYFLSKKNIYINFSILKEAKLLEKYFIKIFIKLLFCNESEGMNNLQKYEIYAYKHQTDSTYIENSECKNAGVRKEHGTYCNNFDNSQSNHSKSFNSNMYNSTIDGQEKCIIIKKECNNDYMMTEEEKKVLSMRRRYNKDDDNFAITYSTNKNSIFMKNMTQDNHFYLNNFLNCFLIEKRRKKNLECIYDKIYYYILIVSMCFKDKNFLSLILTKNEKFYNEFNEMIQEYLKYVLKNKQQVNRKKKKNEMMIHNLLYIFVSHIYIYLNDLYNIFFTQIKNVLAFPSFFQNIIYISNTSKDTFYEENTLYIDDTSIGVYYDTLINMKKQNWNKNLEYYVDQDIKSTVVHNIFHNNNIYLLILYIINNNKYNLKKENKKKNSSFPHTVNDYEEAIKTNYSIENFHLDHKNNNKLFLNKITTNILLFFLLFFYDYYSSNYEIKENILMQIVRHILEHFTILFTSDFLNIQMIYSEFMKNNNLKKKKLSVVRSKNGLNRFLRKLPGDNPLQYVVPQNDKNELTENINTKKSKFTPIKNSKYSRAEEALSKIREEGKRKREAAIKGKKWTDKTSIGKACIKIVEKKDTEKKGTEMKGKANSEAEEGEEQSLNPNSISAACNIEPNGINKESTDITEMNLYVITNLIEKIKRYKKLLFLYTINCFRIIQTCNNISSLIFKYKYISVLLQKFSYFTNKNIVECIYSAFNFYINNYFKGKINFFDEKSLTNFGKEIGYFSYIYIDYFFNFICCFILYDVLTFYKFCSNTLNCLDILNTYFKELINNKKGSYICITILNFYLSILNSYFFDFSLYQNTLHLIEEGEITKDGGSLKQYVISNLKCNNKKEQKEGITYFECVKKLSEQFNKSKFLSFLINYIIDNLDNNVNKGKLEIERKNHVIILILQLLSYQVIFIDNNKNEILKLATTLIKYLKKKDTCLLLIYYIIIFFNSCFLNSFFDERLISLLFNFDKNDNIWFNLIFMSSNKTKKNKEVLILIKFSILHLYLLLLKNKNSFKRCILCISSDINIYFVFIYVLNEIYEHFKSFNNEESIKSNITLNKLEKNKNENENENRHTKKYFYLYAELLVIVTDIIKILNTNDVNKYITLHHNKEKDNLSVQFKNLYKKIKNELKHLEQLIKLIKYTIFLHPLMINIHILHKFYLCIYIKEFYFFHKTFFKYDVFLVNYVRLIKNKKKAKLLNIDTSQQKEASGSFSTDAITETISTEKNADMFLNKNKKKDNPNFLHSEFERKKKKITLQKWDDLHKEKLCFYFFFNTPKNYNYQVNNLCSSILQNEFHFSLRKFFSSSFQEQNRNYTNYSQYNSEQIKIYTDYIFDSINYAINFFNAS